CTTCACGGCTTCCGAGCCCCGATGAACCTCCTCGCGTCCGGCTTCCATGGCTTTGACCGCTTTGGTCGTTTCCTCCTGAATGGAGGCGATCAGACCGGCGATTTTTTCAGCCGCAATCTGGGAAGCGCCGGCCAGTTTCTTGACTTCCTCTGCCACCACCGCGAAACCGCGTCCCTGGGCTCCTGCCCGGGCGGCCTCTATGGCGGCGTTCAGGGCCAGCAGATTCGTCTGGCTGGACAGACCGGCGATGGTGGCGACGATCTGCCCGATCTCGTCTGAACGCGCCCCGAGAGCGGTTACGATCTCCCCAGACATGTTGACCGCCTCCTCAATCAGGGTCATTTGAGAGACGGCCTTTTCTACCAGTCCGTGACCCGCTTTCGCTTTTTCGACGGAACCGCCCGCCGACTGAGCGGCATCGTCAAGGCTTGTCTTTGCTGCATCGAAGTGCTCCGATATTTTTGCCAGCAGGGACGTCAGGGACTCGACCTCCGTATTCTGCTTTTTCGCCTCTGCGGAGACCGTTTCCACATCCTCCACGATCGTCGTCGTTCCCGAGGCGGTTTTTTCCATGTTCCGGGTGAGGTCCTTCGCTTTATTTGCCAGATTTTCCGCCGACAGTTGAATATTGGAAAGCAGCTCTTTGATGTTGGCCGTGGTCTGGTTGTACTGTCGGGACAGAAGCCCAAACTCGTCGTTGGCGTACTCCCGGGCGCTGATGGTCAGATTGCCTTCCTGCAGAGCTCTTGAGACGCGGAGCAGTTCGTTCACGGAGCGTTTGATGTTTCTCGTCAGCAGCCACACGACCAGTATTGAAACCAGCGTAATCCCGCAGAGAACCGCAATAAGCGTATTCCAGGCCTGAGTGTAAATCTCTTTGCTCAGCCGCTGGCCCTCCGCCGCGCCCTCCTCGCTGTATCGCAAAAGCTCCTGCAGGGCTTCGCCAAAGACGTTGAAGTCCTCCACGGCCTGCCGGTTCACGGAAAAGGCTTCTTCCATTTTATTTTCTTCACACAGTTGAATCAGCTTATTCGAAAGGGTCATGTAATTCTGCCAGGCGTCTCCGACGGCCCGAATTCGGACGCGGTCCTGTTCTCTCTGCTCTTCCGCGTCGTATTCGAGAGTTTCCACCTCGTCCGCGTAGGTTCTGATGATCGTCTCCGCTTCTGACCGGGCCTTGTCTCTTCCGGAGATCTCCGCTTCCGAGCGGCTGCTTTTAGAAAACATGAAATTGAGGTCGTAACGTCGGACGGCGTTCGCGTTGGTTTCGATGCCGCAGATCTGCACAATTCCGTCCAGCCATTCGTTGGAGTCCTCGACTCGCCACTGCAGCACCCCCACCAGATGCAGAGCGTAAATGCCCAAAAGAATGTCGATAATCACGAGGGCTGAAAAACTCAATACCAATTTTGCCCTGATACTCACATTTCTCACTCAGAACACCTCAATATTATTTGATATTGTTTGGTATTGTTAATATTCCAGATACTATATGATATGCTCGTCAGGTCAAAAGTCAATCTGGTGGGAAAAAACGGCGGATTTCTGTCGCCGGACAGCGACAACGTCGGAGTGCGATCGTCCCCCAAACAGCCAAAAAACGAACGCGACGACGTTCACCCCGATTTAGCGCAGCGAAATCCGGGAAATTCTCGCCCCTTCCCGGATTTCCAAAAAAGCAGCCTGTCACTGGTAAGGGTTTTTTATAAACGGATTTCTCACCGTCAAAGCTCTGTCGATGACCAGACCATCTGGTATGTCTTCGGTATACAACACGCGGCACTGGGCCCGACAGGCGGCTGAAACGATCATACTGTTCCAAAACGAAAGTTTATATCGATTCATCAGACGAAGACTTTCATAAACGGTTTCCCTGGTCAGCGGCAAAACATGGAACGACCGCGTCATTGTTTCGACGGCGGCGCCCACGTCAGCCGGACTCACTCCGTTTTTCAGAGCGTTGACGGAAAACTCGTCGATGACCTGAATGCTGGCGGCTATCGAATCCTGATATATTCCATCCTGTATTAAATTTCTCGCGATGTCGTGTTTCTTCGAACCGTCGTCGAATTTCGCGTGCAGGAAAATAGTCGTGTCGAAAAAATCATACCCGGTCATGGACCTGCTCCCTTTTTATCGGCTCGAAATTCTTTGCTTCCCACGTGTGGTTCAGCCACTGCATGGCCATTTTTTTCTTATTGTCCTGAAAGGGTTCAGCCTGTTCTTTTTTGCGCAGCACAAATTCTCTCACCTCAAAAAGAGCCTCGTCCGAAAGAGAATCGATTTCGTTTTTCAAAATATCACGAATCGACATGTCATCACTCCTTTGAGAATAAATCTTTGAGAATAAATAACGGCGCTATTATACATCGAATTGACCTTTGTTTTTCACCTCTGCCGGCAGCGGTCATCGTCCGTTCTGTCGCGATTTCCGAAGCAGCTCCGCCACCCTGTCCAGCGTTTCCGCTCCTTTTTTCCCCGACGGGATTAAAATCCTGTCCTGTTCTTCCTCCATATCCGTCAGACCGCGGCCGGCGTCTTCCGTGTCCCGCAGCAGTTTTTCGCAGGCTCTGCTGTTTTCTTCGGCTGTCCGCCAGGCTCCTTCCGCGAGGGACGCTTCGCTTTCCGCATTCTGTACTTCTGCCTGGGCTCTTTCCTTTTCCAGGTGAGCCGCGTTCACACGTACTGCGCAGGCAGCCACTTCAGCGGCGGCGACGTTTACCTTCAATTGTGCCACCGCCACCGCAGCGCCGCCGTCGCCGATTCTTTCAGGATGCCGGTCAGCCTCTTTCTGAGCCTTCACTGCGGCCTCAAGTTCCTGCCTTGCATCTGCGAGGACCGCCTGCGCCTCGGCGAGAGCCTGAAGCGCCCATTGAAGCTGCTGTTCCGCGGCGGACAACATCTGCTGCGCTCGAAGAAGATTTTCTCTGGCTCTTTCGAGAATTCCCCTGCACGTTCCACTTATTGTTTTCGCGCGCCGGCTCTCGTCGGACAAGCGGTTCATCAGCCTGTTATAGTGTATTCTTCTCGACTCGACGGCGTCAACTGCACCTCTTACCATTTCCTGCATTCTCCGCCGGAGGTATTCGATGGCTCCAATGTTCGTATCGATCTGAGTCATTCAAGCCTCACCTTTCCCGATCAACGAAAAGTCGGGTCCAGTCTCCTTCTCTCGCTCTTCAAAGCCTCAAACTCTTTTCCAAGGGACAAAAGGTTGCTTAGAGCGCTCTGTATCCCGCCGATCAGGCCTTCCACCTCTTCGCGCTCCTGCCGGTCCTCTTCCGCCAGGGGAAGCCATTCGCCGTCGTCTCCGAAAGCACTCAGCTTCTCCCCGTTGATGTAAGGAAACCGTTTTATCTTTTCCCGCAGAGTTTCCAGCCTGTTCCGCTCGTTTTCAATTTGCTTCTCCTTCCGGGTCATGGATTGCACGACCTCCGGAAGGCGCTTTTGTCTTTCCGCTTCCTGCCGTCTTTTGTAGGCGTTCGCCTTTTTTATATCGTCCCCGATTACGCTCCACAGGACTGGAATCGCAACAGCCGCAACGATGGACGCTATCACTCCGGTCCAGCCCCAGAACCACCACACAACGGACAGTATTATGATTATCAGTATTCCATATCCGCCCAATTCATTCACCTTTATCCTCTGTCATTCGTCATTCCGCTCCAGGCCCTCGAAACAGGCTCTTATCTCGTGGCTTTCACGGCGTTTTCCAGCAGTTCCGCGTACTCGACAAGTTTTTTCATCACCGTCTTAAAATTCAGGCCGGAACCGTCGCCCGACTCCACGTCCTGAATTTTTTTCTGCGTCTGCATGACGTAATCCCGTATGACTAAATACCCCTCGTCCTGAAACGTCGTCCCCAGGGCTTTAACGCTCGCCGTCAGTTCGTCGTTCAGGCGCCGGACCTCTTTCATTCCGCGGCCTATCTCTCTGGCGAGTTCCAGAACGGCCTTCGGTGAAGTTTCTATCAACTCCGCCATTTCCATCTTCTCCTTCGCTCACCGGCGTAACTGTCGGATCGTTTCGACCGCCTCCCGCAGGGGTTTTGCGGACCGTCGAAGCGCTTCGGCGGCGTATTCCGCCCTTGGCAGGTCCCGAATCAGCTCGGTGGCCAGCGTTTCGATCCCTGTTAAAACCCTGCGGGCGTCCTCGTCTTTCATAAGGGGAGCCGAGAGAGACACCGCGTTTTTGAGTCCGGCGCAGACCCTCCTCATGTCCGCGGAATATTCGTCGATTTTCTGCGCGCATTTCTCCATTTCAACGTAGTCCCTGACGACCATGTCGCTCATCGCGATTCCTCCTTCGGCGGCAGATAGGGTCTGAACGTGCGGATATCCGCGCCGCCGTTGCTGCAGGCCGCCGAGATTTTATCCAGTTCCGCCGCCCATGCCCCGCGGCCCAGATACTCCTGCGACTCGGCCATCGTCATCCTGAGGCCGATTTTATGCGCGAAGTGGTCCGTATTGATAAACCGCGCCCGGTTGAGAAGCAGCACGGAAGGATAGGTGACGAGCGTATGCACCTGAACCCGCGGCCCGCGGAATATGATGTCTCTGATGTCGTCCCGGGCGTCGTAGGCCGTATTCTCCTCTTCATCGCCTTTTCCGTTATCGCTTTTCCCTCCGGCGGGAGCGGAAAGCCCGGAATCGTACCCGGCCAGTTTCCCTTCGATTTCGTTCAGCAGATTGTCGATGTCGTTCAAATGGTCCTGCGAATTTTCGCGCTTCTCTCCCGAATTCGATTTTGTCTTTTTTTCCGGGCACATACTGAAGTCCTCGGCCAAACCGTCCAGGCCGATCCACACCAGCAGCAGGTCTCCGGCGTCAGACCGCCTGCCTCCGGGGCGGGCTGTCTTCGACAGTTCATCCACAACGGTGCAGATTTCTCTGAGGTCTGTGATTTCTCTGACATTTTCATCACAGAGGGAAGTGAACAGGGAGCCATAGTCGCGGTACAGCTCGTCGTTGACGTCGACGAAAAAGATCACTTTGCTTCCGGCCCGCCGCCTGAAGCTGCGGACGGTGTGGTGGATAAGACTCGCTCTCATTTCGTGGCTGTTGTCCTCCATCCCGCCGATGAGCATGATGTTGTTGCCCACGTTTCTGAGGAGGGGGAACCAGAAACACGGCTCCAGGTTCGACGGTGTTCCCAGATGTATGGGAATTTGTCTGTCCAGCGCGAGACGTTGTTTCGACTCGTAAGCCTCGATCAGCCTGAGGTCGAAGAAACTTCTATCCTGACCGTTGACGACGATCAGGTCTTTTTCCCTGAAGTCCCCCACCGTATCTTTTACGCGCCGGGCGACGAGGGCGCGCTCGTCCCGGGAAATCAGCACCGTACGATACCTGTCGATGACGGGTTGAATCTCTCCCCTGGTGTCTTCCTTAAATTTCCTGAATATGACGTCGCCAGGTCTCATCCTCGCCATTTTGTGTTTGAGCGTTTCATCGTAACCCGCGGAGTCCAGGTCAAGCGTTGCCCGTATCTCCCTCGCGTCGTTGTTCATGGCGATGCGGGTGCGAAGCTGAATGCGGCCCTTTTCAGTGAGCCCTCTGAGACCGTCGCTCACCGCCTGGTCGCTGAAGAAACAGGAAAGCCCGAACACGCGGTACTCGGAAAGAATGTTTTCCAAAATTTCGACGTACTGCGGCGCTTCTCTGATCGCCTGTGTCATCACGTGAAATTCGTCCACGACCAGAATAACCCTGGGAAGGCTGCGGACTCCGAATTTCTTTTTGTATTCCGTGATGTTGCTCACGCCTGAATTTTTGAACAGGTCGCTTCTGCGCTCGAACTCCACGCGGATAAAGTCCAGTAAACTGAAGGTAAACTCCGCGCTGCGTTCAAGACCGATGAGCCTGACGTGAGGCGGCAGGTTGTTCAGGTACTCGGCGAACTCCACTTTTTTATAGTCGATGAGCCAGAGCTCCACGTCGTCCGGATGATAACGCATGGTGATTGAGGCGATTAACATATGCAGCGTCTGGGATTTTCCCGAACCCGTTGCCCCGGACAACAGGCCGTGAGCGGTCAGAGCTCCGCCCAGCTCCAAATCCTCAAGGCGTTTGCGGGCATTAAGGGCGAAGGGAATTTTCAGCCCCTCCGAGGAATCCTGCAGGGCCGCGGGCCACAGGTCCTTCTCGCAGCAGGCCCAGGTGTTGTCTATTTTTACGCCTTCCAGGTAAGCGGCCTTCACTTTTTCGATGAACGCCTCGCAGTGCGGAGGCAGAAGGTCAAGGCCGACTTTGACGCCGTTTGTCGTCCTTTCGGCAAAAAACTGTCCCGCGACGTCGGAGGCCATTTCGAACTCGTCGTACCGCGAAAAGCCCTGAACCGCTTCGGGGAGATCAGAAGACGTCCCCTGTGAAAGGAAAATCATGGATATTCCGCACCTTTGCGCGTTCTGCAGCAGGGTTTCCAGGGCTTCTTTCGTCCTCTGGTCAAAATTGTCGGGATAGTCGTTAATGACCACCACGTGCTGCTCTACGGGCGTATCGCTCGTTTCGTTGTAGTCGTGAAGAGACTCCATGCCGGCCAGCAGCGCGGAAGTTCTGTCCACGAAACCTTCCAGATACCTGAGCCTGTCGTATATGCTTTCCCGGGAGGCGTACACTTTGCAGAGCTCCCATGCGGTCACTTCGCTCAGTTTTTGCAGCAGGCCAAGATTCGCCCCCCTGTCATTCGGGTCGATGAAGGTGATACAGCATGAATTCATCGGCATGAACCGGACGAGTTTCAATAAAAAGCTTTGAATGCCTGTCATAACTGAATTTTTTGTGTCATCATCGTACCGAATCAGGAGGCGAAGCGAAGGAGGCATTTTGATGGTATAGGGATAAAGGAAATCTTTGCCTGATCTGTACGAGAAAGGCATCCGGCTTTTGAGCGCGGCGCTCAGGCTGGACGGCAGTTCGAAAGGCCGGGGCATGACGCCGAACATCAATTCTCCCGGATAAGAAGCGGCGGGGTCGTAATTTTCCCAGTCCCCTTCCGAGGCTCCCATCTCGCTGAACCTTTTCCGAATCTCGCTGTCCAGACGCGGCAGGTCAGGATTTTCCATCGCGGCGGAGCATTCCCCGGCGAGCTTTTCGGCGCAGCGGGCGTAAGCCTGTTCGTTTTCGCGAAGGTATCGCTGCTTCCGGTTCTCCGCCTCCTTCAGGGGAGCCTGTAACTTTTCGCCGACGCGTTTTTTCTCCTGTTCCAAGTCCTGTTCCGGGCGGCCGGATTCCCCCTGGGGGCTTTCCATTTCCCCCGGTTTTTCGGCTTCGATCTCGTCCTTTTTCATCCCGAAGTACCGGTGGATCTCGGCGTCGATTTGTCGACGGATTTCCTCCAGTTGCTTCTGTTTTTGGACGAAATAACTGAAAGTCGCGATAACGGCGTCTACCGTTTCGCAGCTGTTTTTCGGCTTCATAAGGCGGATGGACTGAGGGCCGCTTTCCTCTGCCCTTCGATACCACTCGCTGGCTTTCACCTGATTTTTGGCGACGCCAAGTCCCTTTTCCCACATGACGCCCAGTTTGCGCATGGCGACGGCGTTACCCCGAAGGGACGCTTTGTGAAAACATTTCATCGCTTCCCCGTAACTCTGTTCGATTCCCCGACCTGCGGCGTACATGCAGCCCAGGGCGAGCAAGGCGCGAGGATCACTTTCCACGGCTCCGAGGTAACATTGTCTGGCTTTCTCGTAATTCAGCTCCACGCCTCGACCTTTTTCGTACAAAAGTCCCAGACGGTAGCCCCCGGCTGGTCCTGCCCCGGCGTACCAGTCCGCCGCTTTCCCGTAATCCCGTTTGACCTCCGCAAAACCGTATTCGCAGAGCCGTCCGAGTTCACTCATGGCCTGCGCGTCGCTTTTTTCGGCAGCTTTCTGAAACCCGTTCACTGTTTCGGGATAGTTCTTCTCCGTCCCGTAACCGTGATAAAACATAACGCCCAGAGCGCGCATGGCCCCGGCATTGCCTTCATCCGCCGCTCGCGTGAAACAGGCCAGGGCTTTTCCGTAATCCGGCGCGGAACAATCGTACAACGCCTCGAACTCCGGGGCGGGGCATTCGCCCTTTTCCCCGGCGTCAGAAAACATCGCGCCCATGGTTTTCGTCCATTGAAGCTTATACTGTTCTTCGTTCCGGGCAAATCGTTTCCCGGTTTCGTAATCACCGACGGCCGGAATTTTGCCCTCCTCCGCATTCGTCATCCTGAATGCCCCGCCTCCTTACATCCGCGCCGCTTTCCTTTTCTCTTTGTATGGCTTATAACTTCAAAAGGCGCGACGCTCTTTCTTCGACGTTTTTCCCGTATTTTTCCATGACGCTTCCGTTCAAATCCAGCGCTGACGACAGTCTATCTGACTCCCTCGATGCCGTCTCCATGGCCTGCTCCAGGGCGGCGTCGAGTTTTTCAATCTTTCGTAAAGACTCTCCCAGCGTATCGATCACCACGTTTTTGAATCTGGCGGCGAGGTCGTCCCTCCAGGTCAGAGAAACATCCTGCCAGGCATCGTCAAGTTTTTCCACAATTCTTCTTATTTCCATTTTATACCTCTTTTAATGCATCAACAGATATCCCAACCTCGCGGAGCAAACACCAACGTCATCACAAAAATGCTTGCAATGGAACAAATCAGACCGATCAGCCCGCAGATGTAACCCGGACCGCTCTGCTGCGCAGTCGCTTTCACTTTTCTCCTTTCGCCGTGATATTTTCTCTTTTCGTTTCCACGTCCGTCGGCACGGCTGGTTCACTGCGATCCACGGCAGTTCCCAGGGCATCAAGTCTTTCCGCTTCTTCTTCAGCGCGGGCGAGAGGACGGATTTCTTTGAAGTAATAGAACCCGACCGCGGCGATCAGCACGACCGCAAGCCCTATATATATCGTCCTGCGTATTACAATGTTCCGCTGGATGCGGTGAATCTCGTCCAACGGTTTGCGCGCCTCCTGGTTTCCATGCTGAACGGCCTTTTCGAACCATTGGGCCGCGCCCCTGAGCTGGTTGCCGTACTGTTTGGACGACGGGTCCACAGATTCGTACATTAATCGCCCATACATGTATTCCGCGTCGGGCTGGCCATTTTGAGCGTATTTCAGCAGAAGGGAGGCCGCTTTGCTCACGCCCTTATGATGCGCTTCCAACAGAAAATCCACGCCCTTTTTCTGTTCTTCCGGAGCGGAAGACTGCAAATATTTCTCACTCATCAGATACATCAGAATTGGCGCGGCAGGTTGTTGTGCGGAAATTATATTCAGAGCCCTCTGAAGTATTTCCGGGTCATTTGAACTGAACGCTTTCTGGAAATACTCGATTGCTGCGTCTTCCCTGCCGCCCCCGGCGATAATTTCTCCCAATACGAAACTGGCTTCCGGCGCGTTCTTCTCGGACGCATATTTTCTAATAAGCTCTTCCGCCTTCTTATAACCGCTCTTGTATGCATCGAGCAGATACGTCACTCCTCGCATTTTGTTTTGGGGCAGGTTTTTGCTGTCCTCGTAATAGAAGGCGCCCACTACTGTCATAAGGGCTCCGTTTTTTGTTTTTGCACACAAATCGACAAGGCGGGGAACTATCGGGTCACCCTCCAGTTTTATGGCTCGCGTTGCGTATTTTATGACTCCGGTGAGGATGAAAGGATCTTTAGGGTCTATAGTGTGCCAACCCGTCCTGTACTCCCACTCGGGATTATAACGCAAAGGTTCCCGTGGCTCGCAGAGGATACCGGCGACGACGAGGCTGGCTTCGCCTCCATCGTCCCTGTCCGCCAAATGCAGAAGTTCGCTGAAAGCCAGCTGGGATTTAAGTTCGACTCCCTGTAACAGCCACCTGATCCCGGCCTGCCGGTCTTTCTGAACTCCTTCACCCGTGTAAAGTGCTCTGCCCAGGCCGGTCATAACGGCGGCGTTTGTTTCTCCGCAATAAGCCACGATGTCGGGGAGGATTTTTTCACCATCCTTTTTGATTGCACGAGTAATGTAATCTGCCACCTCCCAGCCT
The sequence above is a segment of the Synergistaceae bacterium genome. Coding sequences within it:
- a CDS encoding methyl-accepting chemotaxis protein, with protein sequence MRNVSIRAKLVLSFSALVIIDILLGIYALHLVGVLQWRVEDSNEWLDGIVQICGIETNANAVRRYDLNFMFSKSSRSEAEISGRDKARSEAETIIRTYADEVETLEYDAEEQREQDRVRIRAVGDAWQNYMTLSNKLIQLCEENKMEEAFSVNRQAVEDFNVFGEALQELLRYSEEGAAEGQRLSKEIYTQAWNTLIAVLCGITLVSILVVWLLTRNIKRSVNELLRVSRALQEGNLTISAREYANDEFGLLSRQYNQTTANIKELLSNIQLSAENLANKAKDLTRNMEKTASGTTTIVEDVETVSAEAKKQNTEVESLTSLLAKISEHFDAAKTSLDDAAQSAGGSVEKAKAGHGLVEKAVSQMTLIEEAVNMSGEIVTALGARSDEIGQIVATIAGLSSQTNLLALNAAIEAARAGAQGRGFAVVAEEVKKLAGASQIAAEKIAGLIASIQEETTKAVKAMEAGREEVHRGSEAVKESGGAFSDLAGISVESFERLRTMTGSMQNMAAEASNALSATRNIEAASREIAGNSQNMVTVTEEQAAASSAIFDAVNDLTVIADELLDATHRFLV
- a CDS encoding PIN domain-containing protein translates to MTGYDFFDTTIFLHAKFDDGSKKHDIARNLIQDGIYQDSIAASIQVIDEFSVNALKNGVSPADVGAAVETMTRSFHVLPLTRETVYESLRLMNRYKLSFWNSMIVSAACRAQCRVLYTEDIPDGLVIDRALTVRNPFIKNPYQ